The following are encoded together in the Streptomyces sp. NBC_01465 genome:
- a CDS encoding carbohydrate-binding module family 20 domain-containing protein — protein sequence MARRPLSAALALAAAAALSVVATSSPAHAAPTGDKDVTAVLFEWKFDSVAKACTDQLGPAGYGFVQVSPPQEHIQGSQWWTSYQPVSYKIAGRLGDRTSFANMVSTCHAAGVKVVADSVINHMTSGSGTGTGGSSYSKYNYPGVYSAADMDDCTATISNYQDRANVQNCELVGLADLDTGEEYVRAKIAGYLNDLLSLGVDGFRIDAAKHMPEADLANIKSRLSNSGVYWKQEAIYGAGEAVSPSEYTGTGDVQEFRYGRSLKDVFNNQNLAYLKNFGEGWGFMPSATSAVFVDNHDTERGGDTLNYKDGANYTLANVFMLAYPYGSPDINSGYEWTDKDAGPPNGGTVNACYSDGWKCQHAWTEIASMVGFRNTARGQAVTDWWDNGGDAIAFGRGSKAYVAINHESSSLTRTFQTSLPAGDYCNVQNNTGVTVNSAGQFTATLAANTALALQVNARTCGGSSSGGTTAAGASFAVNATTVLGENIYVTGDQSALGSWNTDSALKLDPSSYPVWKLDVSLPAGTSFSYKYIRKNSAGAVTWESGANRTATVPASGKVALSDTWRS from the coding sequence ATGGCACGCAGACCCCTCTCCGCCGCGCTGGCCCTCGCGGCCGCCGCCGCGCTCTCCGTCGTCGCCACGTCCAGCCCCGCTCACGCCGCCCCCACCGGCGACAAGGACGTCACCGCCGTCCTGTTTGAGTGGAAGTTCGACTCCGTTGCGAAGGCGTGCACCGATCAGCTCGGGCCGGCCGGTTATGGGTTCGTTCAGGTCTCGCCGCCCCAGGAGCACATCCAGGGCAGCCAGTGGTGGACCTCGTACCAGCCCGTCAGCTACAAGATCGCGGGGCGGCTCGGTGACCGTACGAGCTTCGCCAACATGGTCAGCACCTGCCATGCGGCGGGCGTGAAGGTCGTTGCCGACTCCGTCATCAATCACATGACGTCGGGGTCCGGGACTGGGACCGGGGGGTCCTCGTACAGCAAGTACAACTACCCCGGTGTCTACTCGGCCGCCGACATGGACGACTGCACCGCGACGATCAGCAACTACCAGGACCGCGCCAACGTGCAGAACTGCGAGCTCGTCGGGCTCGCCGATCTGGACACCGGTGAGGAGTATGTGCGGGCGAAGATCGCCGGGTATCTGAATGATCTGCTGTCGCTCGGCGTCGACGGGTTTCGGATCGATGCCGCCAAGCACATGCCCGAGGCCGACCTTGCCAACATCAAGTCGCGGCTGAGCAATTCAGGGGTCTACTGGAAGCAGGAGGCCATCTATGGGGCCGGTGAGGCCGTCTCGCCCAGTGAGTACACCGGGACCGGGGACGTGCAGGAGTTCCGGTACGGGCGGAGTCTGAAGGATGTCTTCAACAACCAGAATCTGGCTTACCTGAAGAACTTCGGCGAGGGCTGGGGCTTCATGCCCAGCGCCACCTCCGCCGTCTTCGTCGACAACCACGACACCGAGCGCGGCGGCGACACCCTCAACTACAAGGACGGCGCCAACTACACGCTGGCCAACGTCTTCATGCTGGCTTACCCGTACGGCTCGCCCGACATCAACTCCGGTTACGAGTGGACCGACAAGGACGCCGGGCCGCCCAACGGCGGGACCGTCAACGCCTGTTACAGCGACGGGTGGAAGTGTCAGCACGCCTGGACCGAGATCGCCTCCATGGTCGGCTTCCGCAACACCGCTCGCGGGCAGGCCGTCACTGATTGGTGGGACAACGGGGGCGACGCCATCGCCTTCGGGCGTGGCAGCAAGGCCTACGTCGCCATCAATCACGAGTCCAGCTCCCTGACCCGGACCTTCCAGACCTCTCTGCCCGCCGGTGACTACTGCAACGTGCAGAACAACACCGGTGTGACCGTCAACTCGGCGGGGCAGTTCACCGCCACCCTCGCCGCCAATACCGCGCTCGCGTTGCAGGTCAACGCCCGGACGTGCGGCGGTAGTTCGAGTGGGGGCACCACTGCCGCCGGTGCCTCCTTCGCCGTCAACGCCACCACCGTCCTCGGCGAGAACATCTACGTGACCGGAGATCAGTCCGCCCTCGGCTCCTGGAACACCGACAGCGCCCTCAAGCTCGACCCCTCCAGCTACCCCGTCTGGAAGCTCGACGTCTCGCTGCCCGCCGGCACGTCCTTCTCGTACAAGTACATCCGCAAGAACTCCGCCGGAGCCGTCACCTGGGAGAGCGGCGCCAATCGCACCGCCACTGTCCCGGCCAGCGGGAAAGTCGCCCTGAGCGACACCTGGCGCAGCTGA
- a CDS encoding alpha/beta hydrolase, which produces MGGLVYGGSGKLLDVYRPALVSEPLPAVLLWHGRGPDERDVLAPLARAVAEFGVVVFVPDWCSDARDGGRTHLRESAAFVRRNVVDLGGDPARIALAGWSLGGKSAVSAALNPSVLDGWAPRAVVGIAGGCWTPAPTTGTAPMDDLRGAVPTAPVVLVHGTADTVVDIQQSRELRDALVERGCVVSLEEVDSDHAGVVMTEYAPELGRCRPTVAEHAVRAGRRTAQLVALAAGADD; this is translated from the coding sequence ATGGGTGGGCTCGTTTACGGGGGCAGCGGCAAGCTCCTGGATGTCTATCGGCCTGCCCTCGTCTCGGAGCCGTTGCCTGCGGTGCTGTTGTGGCACGGCAGAGGGCCCGACGAGCGGGACGTTCTCGCACCGCTTGCCCGGGCTGTGGCTGAGTTCGGCGTCGTGGTGTTCGTTCCGGACTGGTGCTCCGATGCCCGCGATGGAGGGCGTACTCACTTGCGGGAGTCGGCCGCGTTCGTGCGGCGGAATGTTGTGGACCTCGGTGGGGATCCTGCGCGGATCGCGCTCGCGGGGTGGTCGCTGGGCGGCAAGTCTGCGGTGAGTGCCGCCCTGAATCCCTCTGTGCTCGACGGGTGGGCGCCGCGCGCTGTGGTGGGCATCGCCGGTGGGTGCTGGACTCCGGCGCCCACGACCGGTACCGCACCCATGGATGACCTGCGTGGTGCGGTGCCTACTGCGCCGGTCGTGCTGGTGCATGGCACCGCCGACACCGTGGTGGACATCCAGCAGTCGCGCGAGCTGCGCGACGCGCTCGTGGAGCGCGGGTGCGTGGTGTCGCTGGAAGAGGTCGACAGCGATCACGCCGGTGTGGTCATGACCGAGTACGCGCCCGAACTCGGGCGCTGTCGGCCCACCGTGGCCGAGCACGCCGTGCGGGCCGGACGTCGTACGGCCCAGTTGGTGGCTCTCGCCGCAGGGGCGGACGACTGA
- a CDS encoding DNA gyrase subunit B — protein MSEGTNAYDASQIEVLEGAEAIRKRPGMYIGSTSERGLCQLVFEAADRAVNEVLAGRASLVDITLLPGLGVKVADDGPGVSDLEALLTQIQDWTRALGRHDVTIGFVGVGPFVVNALSSRLTAEVRREGTRWTQEYARGKAVTPLINTGASPGHGTTLTFWADAEIFESVDYPFDKLADRFRELALLNRDLEIHLTDRRVPDAPRSAQFRYSAGARDFVAFLDEQDEDLVDAQITGFEREEPLMAGTVQVALRWRASGEERIRSFANSRPTLCGTHERGFRDGLAAAVTTYAREHQLLLSTDPDIDPDHIGEGLTAVVSVKLDAPEFEGATRGVLGNAAAHTCVEQAVREHVNRWLDDHPEAAATVVDRILRSTRRT, from the coding sequence ATGAGTGAAGGCACCAACGCGTACGACGCCAGCCAGATCGAGGTCCTGGAGGGCGCGGAAGCCATCCGTAAGCGGCCCGGAATGTACATCGGCTCGACCAGTGAACGCGGCCTGTGTCAGCTCGTGTTCGAGGCCGCCGACCGCGCCGTCAACGAGGTCCTGGCCGGCCGGGCGAGCCTCGTGGACATCACGCTCCTACCCGGCCTTGGCGTGAAAGTCGCCGACGACGGGCCAGGAGTATCCGACCTGGAAGCCCTGCTGACCCAGATACAGGACTGGACACGGGCCCTCGGCCGCCACGACGTGACAATCGGCTTCGTCGGCGTGGGCCCCTTCGTCGTCAATGCCCTGTCGAGCCGGCTGACGGCCGAAGTACGACGCGAGGGAACCCGCTGGACCCAGGAGTATGCGCGGGGCAAGGCAGTCACCCCACTGATCAACACAGGCGCCTCGCCCGGCCACGGGACCACTCTCACCTTCTGGGCCGATGCGGAAATCTTCGAATCGGTGGACTACCCGTTCGACAAGCTGGCCGATCGCTTCAGGGAACTGGCCCTGCTGAACCGGGACTTGGAGATCCACCTGACCGACCGACGTGTGCCGGACGCGCCTCGCTCGGCTCAGTTCCGGTACTCGGCGGGGGCCCGGGACTTCGTCGCCTTCCTCGACGAGCAGGACGAGGACCTCGTTGATGCACAGATCACCGGCTTCGAGCGCGAGGAACCGCTCATGGCCGGGACGGTGCAAGTGGCCCTGCGCTGGCGCGCCTCCGGAGAGGAGCGGATCCGGAGCTTCGCCAACAGCCGTCCCACCCTCTGCGGCACGCACGAACGCGGCTTCCGCGACGGGCTGGCGGCTGCGGTCACCACGTACGCACGGGAGCACCAACTGTTGCTCTCCACAGACCCCGACATCGATCCCGACCACATCGGCGAAGGCCTGACAGCAGTCGTTTCGGTCAAGCTGGACGCCCCCGAGTTCGAGGGGGCAACGCGTGGCGTACTGGGCAATGCCGCAGCACACACCTGCGTCGAGCAGGCCGTCCGGGAGCACGTCAACCGATGGCTGGACGACCATCCGGAGGCAGCGGCAACCGTCGTCGACCGGATCCTCCGGAGCACCCGCCGAACCTGA
- a CDS encoding nucleotidyl transferase AbiEii/AbiGii toxin family protein, with the protein MDRGEGGCPVTRPADGERRRSVHRAVLDHLVHLVARSPLGDSLVLRGSMVMPAWVGVDAREPADLDWIVSPPLVVPVDPGSPYPYVEDLEVVQQWPEAADGAGRYDIWKFEDFGTGGQRPMVPPEGLNWLIEAEPEARQAPELLLDLVRERPVAAPGVVLNADAARSDGTWTYSEYDTPGIRLVVPWEAEGILPGEVRLDFARDEWLPEPPVLTAIPRGDGTGPNVVHTASRELSLAWKLLWLHADCATEGRAQAKDLYDAVLLAEAEGTKLSPRLLRTVFRREPGNATAADALHLDAMALWSVDWEAFRVSHPQVRGTAEEWLGRLGRALGPVLER; encoded by the coding sequence GTGGATCGAGGAGAAGGCGGATGTCCGGTGACCCGGCCCGCGGACGGCGAACGACGGCGCAGTGTGCATCGGGCTGTGCTCGATCATCTGGTGCACCTCGTCGCCAGGTCCCCGTTGGGTGACTCCCTGGTGTTGCGGGGGAGCATGGTGATGCCCGCGTGGGTGGGGGTGGACGCGCGGGAGCCGGCCGACCTCGACTGGATCGTCTCTCCGCCGCTGGTGGTTCCGGTCGATCCTGGGTCCCCGTATCCGTACGTGGAGGACTTGGAGGTCGTACAGCAGTGGCCGGAGGCGGCCGACGGCGCAGGCCGGTACGACATCTGGAAGTTCGAGGATTTCGGCACCGGGGGCCAACGGCCGATGGTCCCGCCCGAAGGGCTGAACTGGCTCATCGAGGCGGAGCCGGAGGCCCGCCAGGCACCGGAGTTGCTGCTCGACCTGGTGCGTGAACGGCCGGTTGCCGCGCCGGGTGTGGTGCTCAATGCGGACGCCGCCCGGAGCGACGGGACGTGGACCTACTCGGAGTACGACACCCCGGGCATACGCCTCGTCGTCCCCTGGGAGGCGGAAGGCATTTTGCCGGGCGAGGTGCGGCTGGACTTCGCCCGCGACGAGTGGCTCCCGGAGCCCCCAGTTCTGACCGCGATACCCCGTGGTGACGGGACCGGGCCGAACGTCGTGCACACCGCGAGCCGTGAACTGTCGCTGGCCTGGAAGCTGTTGTGGCTGCACGCCGATTGCGCGACGGAGGGCCGGGCGCAGGCCAAGGACCTCTACGACGCCGTACTGCTCGCGGAGGCGGAGGGTACGAAGCTGTCCCCACGGCTGCTGCGCACGGTCTTCCGCCGCGAGCCGGGCAACGCCACTGCGGCAGACGCCCTTCACCTGGATGCGATGGCCCTGTGGTCCGTGGACTGGGAGGCGTTCCGCGTGAGCCACCCACAAGTCCGGGGTACGGCGGAGGAGTGGCTGGGACGCCTGGGCCGGGCGCTGGGCCCAGTGCTGGAGCGGTAG
- a CDS encoding alpha/beta hydrolase family protein has product MKHTRFEPGSTPHLPLPTGPHAVGATSLHLTDGSRPDPWAPEAGARELMVSLWSPTASPSGRRAPYMTPTESELFLKEAGIPGPSDVLSTTRTNASADAQPAGPERGLPLVVLSPGFTKPRATLTTLAEDLASHGYMVAAIDHTYESVATAFPDGRVTTCTAGEVTHDEAFWQRLVKGRAADVSFVLDELTGPHAKWDAARLIDPSRIAMVGHSVGGASAITSMLADARVCAGINIDGTTHFPIPNSGLTRPFLFLGRQSQYSPGSGGAAATWERDWHHLLGWKRWLVVAGAEHASFTDVGLLAEQFEIEMGADLPAVRASEIVRRYTRAFLDLHLRDRPQPLLEGPSQHYPKIEFCTPKTGTSI; this is encoded by the coding sequence ATGAAGCACACGCGATTCGAGCCGGGCAGCACTCCGCACCTGCCCCTACCGACCGGACCCCATGCGGTCGGCGCCACGTCGCTGCACCTCACGGACGGTTCCCGCCCCGATCCCTGGGCGCCCGAGGCGGGTGCGCGCGAACTCATGGTCTCCCTGTGGAGCCCGACGGCCTCGCCGAGCGGGCGGCGCGCCCCGTACATGACGCCGACGGAATCGGAGCTGTTCCTCAAAGAGGCGGGCATCCCCGGACCATCGGACGTGTTGAGTACGACACGGACCAACGCCTCCGCCGACGCGCAACCGGCAGGGCCCGAGCGCGGTCTGCCGCTGGTCGTGCTCTCCCCCGGCTTCACCAAGCCCCGCGCGACGCTGACCACCCTCGCCGAGGACCTGGCCAGCCACGGCTACATGGTGGCCGCGATCGACCACACCTACGAAAGCGTCGCCACTGCCTTCCCGGACGGGCGGGTCACCACCTGCACGGCCGGCGAGGTCACGCATGACGAAGCGTTCTGGCAGCGGCTGGTCAAGGGCAGGGCCGCCGACGTCTCCTTCGTACTGGACGAACTGACCGGGCCACACGCGAAATGGGACGCTGCCCGACTCATCGACCCATCCAGGATCGCCATGGTGGGCCACTCCGTCGGCGGTGCGAGCGCCATCACGTCCATGCTGGCCGACGCCCGTGTGTGCGCGGGTATCAACATCGACGGCACGACCCACTTCCCGATCCCGAACAGCGGCCTGACCCGACCGTTCCTGTTCCTCGGTAGGCAGTCCCAGTACAGCCCCGGCAGCGGCGGCGCGGCCGCCACCTGGGAACGCGACTGGCACCACCTGCTCGGGTGGAAGCGATGGCTCGTAGTGGCCGGAGCCGAACACGCCTCCTTCACCGATGTCGGGCTGCTGGCCGAGCAGTTCGAGATCGAGATGGGCGCCGACCTGCCCGCGGTGCGTGCCTCGGAGATCGTCCGCAGGTACACCCGAGCGTTCCTGGATCTGCACCTGCGCGACCGGCCTCAGCCCCTCCTGGAGGGACCTTCCCAGCACTATCCGAAGATCGAGTTCTGCACCCCGAAAACAGGCACCTCCATCTGA
- a CDS encoding cytidylate kinase family protein, producing MDQGTRGELISRLAEAIRSVTTAHPLRVAIDGPPASGKTTLAKELAVVLRAQDRAVIRATVDDFLFPRAQRYRRGQYSAEGCYFDAHDHGAVCRVLLDPLGPGGDRKFQHMVYDRDTDTPSSPPATTAPADAVLFFDGVFLLRPELIDRWDLSIFVSVPFEQTVERARDRGAALAESAADIERSWRHRYIPAQQLYFATAVPTDHADIVVHNDQLHRPTWEFRGER from the coding sequence ATGGACCAAGGCACCCGCGGCGAGCTCATCAGCCGGTTGGCCGAGGCGATCAGGTCCGTCACGACCGCGCACCCGCTGCGGGTCGCCATCGACGGGCCGCCCGCCTCCGGCAAGACCACGCTGGCCAAGGAACTCGCCGTCGTACTGCGCGCGCAGGACCGCGCGGTCATCCGCGCGACCGTCGACGACTTCCTCTTCCCCCGTGCACAGCGCTACCGACGCGGCCAGTACTCGGCCGAAGGCTGCTACTTCGACGCCCACGACCACGGCGCGGTGTGCCGGGTCCTGCTCGATCCGCTGGGCCCGGGCGGAGACCGTAAGTTCCAGCACATGGTCTACGACAGAGACACCGACACCCCGTCGTCCCCGCCGGCCACGACCGCCCCCGCAGACGCCGTGCTGTTCTTCGACGGTGTCTTTCTCCTGCGCCCGGAACTCATCGACCGGTGGGACCTGAGCATCTTCGTGTCCGTCCCCTTCGAGCAGACGGTGGAGCGCGCCCGGGATCGAGGGGCAGCCCTGGCAGAGTCCGCAGCCGATATCGAACGGTCCTGGCGCCACCGCTATATCCCCGCCCAGCAGCTCTACTTCGCGACCGCCGTCCCCACCGACCACGCCGACATCGTCGTGCACAACGATCAGCTCCATCGGCCGACCTGGGAATTCCGCGGGGAGCGCTGA
- a CDS encoding IS256 family transposase yields the protein MALSQSDLMRLLESLRTADGIESIRVLCERILQELIEAEATEAIGAAPGEHSSDRVAWRNGHRDRLLTSQAGDLDLKIPKVRSGSFFPSLLERRRRIDRALFAVVMEAYVHGVSTRSVDDLVKALGADSGISKSEVSRICGELDAELTAFKERPLDHTVFPYVFLDATYCKARVNHRIVSQAVVIATGISASGHREVLGLMVGDSESKPFWTTFLRSLRSRGLDNVQLVISDSHSGLVAAIRTVFLGSAWQRCRVHFVRDVFSVIEKGSGEMVAATIRTIFAQTTAETVRAQLNVVADMLGRQFPKVKAMLLEAAPDITAFADFPPAHWKKIWSTNPLERLNREIKRRTDVVQVFPNPAALDRLAAAVLAELHDEWQVFDRRYLSEGSMAELFTDKPTPQRKIPTQPEPNKLD from the coding sequence ATGGCCTTGTCCCAGTCTGACCTGATGCGGCTGCTGGAGTCACTACGTACGGCCGATGGAATCGAGTCGATCAGGGTGTTGTGCGAGCGGATCCTGCAAGAACTCATCGAAGCCGAAGCGACCGAGGCCATCGGTGCTGCCCCCGGTGAGCACTCGAGCGACCGTGTGGCCTGGCGCAATGGCCATCGTGACCGGCTGCTGACCTCGCAGGCCGGCGACTTGGACCTGAAGATTCCCAAGGTGCGGAGCGGGTCGTTCTTCCCCTCGTTGCTGGAACGCCGACGGCGTATCGACAGGGCTCTGTTCGCCGTGGTGATGGAGGCATACGTGCACGGTGTGTCCACCCGGTCGGTCGATGACCTGGTCAAAGCACTCGGTGCGGACAGCGGGATCTCGAAGTCCGAGGTGTCGCGGATCTGCGGCGAACTCGACGCGGAACTCACCGCGTTCAAGGAACGGCCTCTGGACCACACGGTCTTCCCCTACGTCTTCCTGGACGCGACGTACTGCAAGGCGCGGGTGAACCACCGGATCGTCTCGCAGGCGGTGGTCATCGCGACCGGGATCTCGGCGAGCGGGCACCGCGAGGTCCTTGGACTGATGGTCGGCGACAGCGAGTCAAAGCCGTTCTGGACCACGTTCCTTCGCAGCCTGCGCTCCCGCGGCCTGGACAACGTCCAGCTGGTGATTTCCGATTCGCACAGCGGTCTGGTGGCCGCGATCCGCACCGTGTTCCTCGGATCGGCCTGGCAAAGGTGCCGCGTCCACTTCGTGCGCGACGTCTTCTCGGTGATCGAGAAGGGCTCCGGGGAGATGGTCGCGGCAACGATCCGTACCATCTTCGCGCAGACGACCGCCGAGACCGTCCGCGCCCAGCTCAACGTGGTGGCCGACATGCTCGGACGCCAGTTTCCCAAGGTCAAGGCCATGTTGCTGGAAGCCGCACCGGACATCACCGCGTTCGCGGACTTCCCGCCCGCGCACTGGAAGAAGATCTGGTCCACGAACCCGCTGGAGCGGCTGAACCGAGAGATCAAACGCAGGACCGATGTCGTCCAAGTCTTCCCCAACCCCGCCGCCCTCGACCGCCTCGCCGCCGCGGTCCTGGCCGAACTCCACGACGAGTGGCAGGTCTTCGACCGCCGCTACCTCTCCGAAGGCTCCATGGCCGAACTCTTCACCGACAAGCCCACACCGCAACGAAAGATCCCCACACAACCGGAACCCAACAAGCTCGACTGA
- a CDS encoding heavy metal-binding domain-containing protein: MSERTGQERLAAEGVPEDAMRRLAQLKPGQKGSLFTSDLTVNEFLLVREAGFRPLGLVLGSSVYHVGIQLGRWTKNQELTKLSQAMYHARELAMSRMEAEASALGADGIVGVRLDIEFKEFGSDIAEFIAVGTAVKADEADPGPGGTWLNVKGKPFTSDLSGQEFWTLIRAGYAPLDLVMGSCVYHVAHQRFTQALGNTGRNVEIEQFTQALYDARELAMGRMQSEGQALGAEGIVAVQLRQHSHTWGSHTTEFFAIGTAVRPLRDDHVIERPTMVLSLDA; the protein is encoded by the coding sequence ATGAGCGAGCGAACTGGGCAGGAACGACTGGCGGCGGAGGGCGTGCCCGAGGACGCGATGCGTCGGCTCGCGCAGCTGAAGCCGGGGCAGAAGGGCTCGCTCTTCACCTCGGACCTGACGGTGAACGAGTTCCTGCTGGTGAGGGAGGCCGGTTTCCGCCCGCTGGGTCTGGTGCTGGGCTCGTCGGTGTACCACGTGGGCATCCAGCTGGGCCGGTGGACGAAGAACCAGGAGCTGACGAAGCTCTCCCAAGCGATGTATCACGCCCGCGAGTTGGCGATGAGCCGCATGGAAGCGGAGGCGAGCGCGCTGGGTGCGGACGGGATCGTCGGGGTGCGCCTGGACATCGAGTTCAAGGAATTCGGCTCGGACATCGCGGAGTTCATTGCGGTAGGTACGGCGGTGAAGGCGGACGAGGCGGACCCGGGCCCGGGCGGAACGTGGCTCAACGTAAAGGGCAAGCCGTTCACTTCGGACCTCTCCGGCCAGGAGTTCTGGACGCTGATCAGGGCCGGGTACGCGCCGCTGGACCTGGTGATGGGATCGTGCGTCTACCACGTGGCCCACCAGCGCTTCACGCAGGCGCTGGGGAACACGGGCCGCAACGTGGAGATCGAACAGTTCACGCAAGCGCTGTACGACGCGCGGGAGTTGGCGATGGGCCGGATGCAGTCGGAGGGCCAGGCGCTGGGGGCGGAGGGCATCGTGGCGGTGCAGTTGCGCCAGCACTCGCACACGTGGGGATCGCACACGACGGAGTTCTTCGCGATCGGGACGGCGGTGCGCCCGCTGCGCGACGACCACGTGATCGAACGCCCGACGATGGTGCTGAGCCTCGATGCCTGA
- a CDS encoding heavy metal-binding domain-containing protein, translated as MTYSGGAGQPGAAAGGAAEPPAGRTWDSALSAQEFMAIKGAGFDPVGQVLGTAVFHLGYSGVWGCPGPWDLRPPTSAWSSSYAPLVRTMYAARRLALSRAVAECTALGGDGIVGVKLRIGAFPAGGLEFTALGTAVRARSRIRPRTPFTSHLTGQDFAKLIHAGWVPTGLAFGIALAARHDDWRGAGRFTWAAGNQEVDGYTQLINYARHDARTQLALDASKHGGDGVVVDDVELRVWESECPGMGSSRDVGAEAVFVGTSVARFRSSARPAVRTPLTIMRLEREH; from the coding sequence ATGACGTACTCAGGGGGCGCAGGTCAGCCTGGGGCCGCTGCCGGCGGGGCGGCGGAGCCCCCGGCCGGACGCACCTGGGACTCGGCGCTTTCGGCGCAGGAGTTCATGGCGATCAAGGGCGCCGGCTTCGACCCGGTCGGGCAGGTGCTCGGCACTGCTGTCTTCCACCTCGGGTACAGCGGGGTCTGGGGCTGCCCGGGCCCGTGGGACCTCAGGCCACCGACCTCGGCGTGGAGTTCGTCGTACGCCCCGCTCGTACGGACGATGTACGCGGCCCGCAGGCTGGCCCTCTCGCGCGCGGTCGCCGAGTGCACGGCGCTCGGCGGCGACGGGATCGTCGGGGTGAAGCTGCGGATCGGCGCGTTCCCGGCGGGCGGCCTTGAGTTCACCGCGCTGGGCACGGCGGTCCGGGCGCGGTCGCGCATCCGGCCGCGTACACCTTTCACGTCGCACCTGACCGGCCAGGACTTCGCCAAGCTGATCCACGCGGGCTGGGTCCCGACCGGACTCGCCTTCGGCATCGCGCTCGCGGCCCGGCACGACGACTGGCGCGGTGCGGGCCGGTTCACCTGGGCGGCAGGAAACCAGGAAGTCGACGGCTACACCCAACTGATCAACTACGCCCGCCACGACGCCCGTACACAACTGGCCCTCGATGCGTCGAAGCACGGCGGCGACGGGGTGGTGGTGGACGACGTGGAGCTGAGGGTGTGGGAGAGCGAGTGCCCCGGGATGGGGTCTTCGCGCGACGTCGGCGCGGAGGCGGTCTTCGTGGGCACGTCGGTCGCCCGTTTCCGCAGCTCGGCGCGGCCCGCTGTGCGTACACCACTGACGATCATGAGACTGGAGCGCGAGCACTGA
- a CDS encoding LacI family DNA-binding transcriptional regulator, whose product MVGGVTLAPRLSHIATQASVSEATVSRVLNGKPGVADTTRQRVLAALDVLGYERPVRLRQRSAGLIGLVTPELTNPIFPAFAQVVEQVLAGHGYTPVLCTQMPGGATEDELVEQLVERGVGGIVFLSGLHADTSSDPSRYASLTERGVPFVLINGYNERISAPFVSPDDHAAMRMAVRHLTDLGHRRLGLAVGPLRYVPSRRKQEGFLEAAVGDGLSAFVQSTLFSVEGGQVAAGALLDQGCTGIVCGSDMMALGVVRAARERGLEVPGDVSVVGFDDSQLIAFTDPPLTTVRQPVQAMATAAVGALLEEIGGNPVQRTEFVFQPELVVRGSTAQARP is encoded by the coding sequence GTGGTGGGCGGTGTGACCCTGGCACCCCGGCTCTCGCACATCGCCACGCAGGCATCGGTCAGCGAGGCGACGGTCAGCCGGGTCCTAAACGGGAAGCCGGGCGTCGCGGACACCACGCGTCAGCGGGTGCTCGCGGCGCTCGACGTGCTGGGTTACGAGCGCCCGGTGCGGCTGCGGCAGCGCAGCGCCGGACTGATTGGGTTGGTGACGCCCGAGCTCACCAACCCCATATTCCCGGCGTTCGCGCAGGTCGTGGAGCAGGTGCTGGCCGGGCACGGCTACACCCCGGTCCTGTGCACGCAGATGCCCGGCGGTGCGACCGAGGACGAGCTGGTGGAACAGCTGGTGGAGCGGGGGGTCGGCGGGATCGTCTTCCTGTCCGGTCTGCACGCGGACACGTCGTCGGACCCGTCGCGCTATGCGTCACTGACCGAGCGCGGGGTCCCGTTCGTACTGATCAACGGGTACAACGAGCGCATCAGCGCACCCTTCGTCTCGCCGGACGACCATGCGGCGATGCGGATGGCGGTCCGGCACCTGACGGACCTCGGCCACCGGCGGCTCGGGCTCGCGGTCGGACCGCTGCGGTACGTGCCGTCGCGCAGGAAGCAGGAAGGCTTCCTGGAGGCGGCGGTGGGGGATGGGCTTTCGGCTTTCGTACAGAGCACGCTCTTCAGCGTCGAGGGCGGGCAGGTGGCCGCCGGTGCGCTGCTCGACCAGGGGTGCACGGGGATTGTCTGCGGCAGCGACATGATGGCGCTGGGTGTGGTGAGGGCCGCCAGGGAACGGGGACTTGAGGTCCCCGGCGACGTCTCGGTGGTGGGCTTCGACGACTCGCAGCTGATCGCTTTCACGGATCCGCCGCTGACGACGGTGCGCCAGCCGGTGCAGGCGATGGCGACGGCGGCGGTCGGTGCGCTGCTTGAGGAAATCGGGGGGAATCCGGTGCAGCGGACGGAGTTCGTCTTCCAGCCGGAGCTGGTGGTGAGGGGTTCGACGGCGCAGGCGCGGCCTTGA